The DNA sequence CGCACCGCGTCGCGGAAGCTGAAGCTCGGCGCCCGGTGTACGTCGTGGAAGAGCGCCCCGGGCGCCAGCAGCGCGGTGCCCGAAGCCGAGGCCTCGAACACCTGATCGGGCTGAGCGAGACCCTCTTCGAGGGCCGCCCCCGCCACGACGAGCTTGAAGGTCGAGCCCGGCTCGTACTGATCGGTCACCGGCCAGTTGCGCTCGCGACCGGGCGGCAGATGCGGCACGCTCACCGCCGCCAGGATCTCGCCGGTGTTGGGATCGAGGAACAGAGCGAAGCCGCGTTCCGCGCGCAGCGTGTCCACCGCGCGGGCCAGATGAGACTCGACGATCGACTGAAGATCCGCGTCGAGGCTCAACACCACCTGCTGCCCGTCCTCGGCTTCTCGGCGCGAGCCGCGCGGGAGCGCGTGCGCCTGGCCTCGGCCGTCACGAAACAGCGTGGTCCATCCGGCCCGGCCGCGCAGCGTCTGATCGAGCTGCAACTCGAGCCCGTCGACGCCAATGTCGTCGGTGTCGGTTCGCCCGAGGATCTCACGCGCGGCGCTGCCGAGCAGATACTCGCGCCGCGTTTCGAGCGACAGATAGATTCCGGGGAACCCGCCATCGGCGATCTTCTGGCCGACACCCGGCTCGACCTGGCGCGCGACCACCAGATACGGTCTTCCCGACAGGAACTCCGACTCGAGTTTGCGTTGCTGGAGACCGAGCGCGATGGCGAGCGCACGGGCGGTGCCGCGCGGATCCTTCATCTCGCGTGGCGCGGCCGCGACCGTGTAGGTCTCGAGATCGTGGGCGAGCGCGCGCCCGTGGCGGTCGAGCAGATCGCCGCGCTGCGGCCGCACCAGCACCCGTTGTTCATGGTTGCGCTCGGCCCGCGCCACGTAGTCGGCGTGCTGCACGATCTGCAACCAGGCCACTCGCAGCCACAATCCCACCAGGCCGAGAAGAAGACCGGCCGCAGCCACCAGCACCCGACTCTTGCGCATGTCCGTGTGGGCCAATTCTCCCTCCCTGGAACGGCGATTCACGCGGATCGCCGGGCCAGCACTCGCGCGGTGCGGTGGTGCGGCCGGTCACACCGGTCGCCCGATCGTATCAGGCTCGATTCATGGTCAGTTCCCGTTGCGGCCGCGCGCCGTGGCTTCCGGCACCAGCGCGCGAGAGAAGCGATCCACCCAGGCCAGAGCGACGGCGCGGCTCGGGCCGGAGGAGGACTCGTCGGAAGACAGATAGTCCGCGGGCAGCACCACCACCTGACGCGCATCGGCCGGCGCGAGTCCGAGCTCGCTCGCCATCGGCGACAGCGCGGAACGCGTGGCGCGCCGCTGCAGCTGGGCGCTGACGTAGGCCTCGCGCGCCTCCACCGCCGACAGCGAATGACGCGTGCGCTCGAGGCGCAGGCTCAGCTCGGTCACGCGCGCGTTCTGCCACACCTCGGCGAGCAGCAAGGCCAGCAATCCGAACGCGGCCAGCCAGACATCGGCGCGGAAAGAGCGCGACTCGTTCGCGTTCCACACCACACGGGGACGATGGGGCTTCGGGCTCATGTGGACTTCCTCCGAAACGCTCGCAACCGCGCGCTCCGAGCGCGAGGATTGCGACCGACCTCCTCCTGCGAGGGTGTCACCACCCCTCGATGCAACGGTTCCCAGGGCGACTCCGCCACCGACGCCGGCGGCCGCCGCCTCGAAACTACCGAACGCTCACCGCGCAGCGCGTTCTTCACGCGCCGGTCCTCGCCCGAGTGATAGGCGATCGTCACCACCACGCCGCCGGCGCGCACGGCGCGCGGCAGCCACTCGAGCGCCGCCTCGAGATCCTCGGCTTCGCCGTTCACCCAGATGCGCAGCGCCTGGTACACCTGCGCGAGCCGGCGCGGATGCGCGTGGCCGCCGGACAGTCGATGCACCAGCGCCGTCAGCTCGGTGGTGGTGCCGAGCCAGCCGGCCTTGGCCTCGCGCACCATCGCGCGCGCGAGCCGCGTCGCGTCTCGAATGTCGCCGTGCTCGCGAAGCGCGCGCGCCAGCGTCGCGGGCTCCGCGTCACGGATCTCCTCCCAGGCGGGCCGTCCCCGGGCGGGGTCGAGGCGCAGGTCGAGAGGGGCATCGAAGCGGAATCCGATCCCGCGCGCGGGGTCGTCGAGCTGGCGGGACGAAAGCCCGAGGTCGAACAAGGCCCCGGCCAGCAATTCGCCGCCCGCCTCGCGATGCGCGACCGGAAGCTCGTGGAACGCGGCGCGCGCCAGGGTCACCCGCGCTCCGAATCGCGCCAGCCGGTGGCCGGCGACTTCGAGGGACTGAGGATCGCGATCGGTGCCGAGCAGCCGAGCCCCGGATTCGGCTTCGAGAAGGGCTTCCGCGTGGCCGCCGTCGCCGAGCGTCGCGTCGAGATAGAGCCCCGGGCCGCCGCGAATCCAGCGCAGGACTTCCTCGACGAGCACCGGCTCATGACGCGAACTCACGACCGGACTCGATCGCACCGGCCGCTCCGAGCAGCTCGTCGGCCGAGGGCCAGCAGCGCAGCGCGCCGTCACAGCCCGCGAGCCGGAAGAGGTCGCGCAGGTAGTGCGACAGCCCGCAGATCACGAAGCTCCCGGCGTGGGTCTCGAATCGCTCGAGCGAGGCCACCAGCGCGGGCAACAGCCGGTAGTCGACGTGGCGGAGCTGAGAGCAGTCGATGATCAACTGGCTCGCCCCGCGCGCCGCGAGATCCTCGAGCGCCGACTCGAGCCGTCGGATCGCCACCGCGTCGAGCCAGCCCCGCAGCGCGAGCAACGCGACCCGACCGCCACCGCGCTCGAGCAGCTCGAGCCTCGCCGTCGCTCCATGTCGGCCGTGGGTCAGCTCCAGATTGAGCGCCAGCGCGCGACGGGATTCCCGGGCGACTTCGGGCAGAAGGGTCATGGCTGCTTCCCTCCCAGCACTTCTCCTGCGAGCGTTTCGTATTCGCCGTTCGCGGCCTGGACCAGGGCATCCAATCGCTCCTGGTTCCAGATCTCGATGCGATCAACCTGGCCGAGCAGGACGGCTTCCTTGCCGAGGCCTGCCCGGCCCATCAGTGCCGGCGGGATGGCGATGCGTCCCTGCGCGTCCACCGACACCTTGGTTGCGTCCATCAGGAACGCGCGCGCGAACGCGCGGCCCCGACGGTCGCCCATGGGAATCTGGCGCAGCCGCTCCTCCACGCGCCGCCATTCTTCCGGCGCGTAGAGAGCCAGGCACCCTTCGAATCCCGACACCAGAAAGAACGTGTCCGCTCCGCCCTTTTTGGCGGAAGCGGAGCGACGCATGGTGGCAGGTACGCTGATGCGACCCTTGTGATCGATCGCGTAGGTCTGAGTGCCGTAGAACGACGCCAAGCTGCGCCCGTTTCGCTGGAGTTCATTTCCCATTTACTGCCACGGACCACCACCTTTCCCCACAATTCCCCACCGCCGGGCGGCACACTAGATTTCGCCGCAAGCAGTGTCAAAGGAAATGTGAGGGCCAAGTGACATTTCTCGACGGAATGTTCGTGCACGTCCGTGCACTGCAAGAACTCCGCGAACGGAATGTCGCTCGCGGCCTCACGGGCGCTCTATCGAGGGCTTCGCGAACCGAGCGTGTCGGCGCAGCTCCAATCGATGCGATAAAAGGTGTAGATCGTGGTCTCGGGACGCATGATTCCGAGCCCGTCGATCCTCGCGCTGCCGAGCCGCGTGAGGCACGGGGCGTAGCGGCTGCGCCGGCGCAGGTCGTCATCGGCGAGCGCGCGATCCACCAGGAACGACGGTTTCGCGAACGCCGAGAACGCCAGGTCCGCCACCGCGGCCTCGGGCGTTTCTCGCTCGAGGATCGGCACCATCGGCGGAGTGACCAGCCCGCCCAGGTCGACGACCGGCAGATCGCTGTAGTAGGCAATCGCGCCGATGTCGGGCGTGGCGATCGAGGATCCGGGCGGTGCCACGCCGTGGAACCATTTCCCCCACTGGATCAGGCTCGCGTGCAATCCGGCGGTGAACGACCGCACGTGCGGCACGACGCTCTGGCGGTAGACGAGGGCGTTCTGCACCAGCACGATCGCGGTGACGATCGCCGCCAGCGCCGTGGCGCGCCCGCGGCGCGCGGGCTGCGGCGGATCGCCGCACCACCACAGCTCGGCGGTGCGCCACGCCAGCCAGGCCAGCACGGGCAACAGCGGCAGCAGGTAGCGCGAGATCACCGGAACGCCCCGCGCCACGTACAGGACCGGCACCAGCGCGATCCACACCCAGGGAAGCAGCCGTTGCGCCAGCACCTGGCGCGGCCACAGCTTTCGCCCGCCGAACAGCAGCGCCAGCACCAGGAGCAGCGCGAGCGCGCCGTCGGTCGAGCCGATGATCTTCGCCTGCCTCACCAGGTTGTCGACCGGGATCCCGGCCGAGGCCGACCCCGCCGCCTTGGCCGACAGCGTCTGCGGCCAGAAGGTGCCGAAGTAGAGGCGCGCGAACAGCAGCCAGCCGCCGTAGATGAGAAGCGGCGGTAACGAGCCGAACACCAGGCGCCGCAGCCCGGCGCGATTCTCGGTGTCGGCCATCAGGAAGATGCCCCACAGCCCGAGCAGGAACACCGCTTCGGGACGTGTCAGCGCGGCGATCGCCCACAGCGCGCCGGTGCGCACCGGGCGCGCGCCCCACTGCTGGCCTTCGGTGAACGCCACGAAGCCGCCCAGCACCAGGGCGACCGCGAGCGGTGTCTCCATTCCCGAAAGGGACCAGCGCAGCATCCAGGCGTTCGCCGACCACGCCAGCGTGCCGAGCGCGCGCAGCCCGGGAGTCGCGACGGTACGCCTCATGAGCTGGAGGAACAGCATGATCGAGAGGAGCGTCGAGATCCCGCCCATCCACTTGGCGGCCGCCACCCCATCGATACCGAGCGCCATGGCGTCGGCGAGCAGCGCCACCCACAGCGGGCTGGTGCAGCCGTAGATCCGCTCGCCGGGATTGAACACCAGCCCCTGCCCACGCGAGAGATGCTGCGCATAGCGCAGATGGATGAACGTGTCGTCGGTGAGATATCCGCGCAACGGCCACATCAACACCAGCGCGAGCGCCAGCGAGAGGATGAGCGCGAGTTTCTCGACGCGAGTGAAGGGAACCGCGGCCGTCGGGCTCATGCATCGCTCCGGGCGCGATCGCTTCGGGCCTCGATCTGAGCATCCAGCGCGTCCGCCAGGCGACCGGCCAGCGCCGAGCGCGTGTGCTCGGCGAGCCACGGCCTGTCGCGATCGGGCTCGCGCCCCCGCGCCAGCCATGCGTCCACGCGCCTCCCGATCTCGGCGGCGAGTGCCGCGCGGTCGCCCGGATCGATCCTCACCGCCCCCCCTCGCTCGGCGAGCTCGGCGGCCTCCTCCTCCTTCGGAATCAGCGCCACGATCGGCCGGCCGCTGGCGAGATACTCGTAGAGCTTGCCCGGCACCATGGTCGGCGATTCCGGCGGCTTCCACAGCAGCAGCAGATCCGCCCGTTCCTGGAGCGTGCGCGCGGCGGCGTGGGAGATCGGACCGGTGAACTCCACGATGCCGGTGAGACCGAGCGCGACGGCGCGATCCTCGTAACCCCGATCGTAGGGACCGGCGAGTCGCGCACGCACGCGCCGCCTGAGCTCCGGGCGTCGCTGGAGCAGCTCGTGCAGCGCTTCGAGCAGCACTTCGGTCTCGGGCATCTGCGACAGCGTGCCCGTGAACACCAGTTGGAAGTGCGGACCGGCGGCGAGGGGCGCCGGCGGCGCCGCCTCGCCATGGTCTTCGCCCGCGAACGGTTCGAAACCATTGGGCAGATGCATCACGCGGCCGGGGCCCCGGCTCGCGCGGCGCCGCAACGCTTCGGCGTGGGTGCGCGAAGCCGCCAGCACCAGATCGGCGTCGTCGAGCACGCGCGCCTCCATGCGTTCCTGCTGTGCCCGATGCCAGGCGGTTGGCGGCTTTCTCAGGTGGAGCGCCACCCACGGATCGCGGAAGTCGGCCACCCAGGGCAGGTCGAACCCGCGGCGCGCGCGATCGGCCGCCAGGTGCACGCTGTCGGGAGGCGAGCTCGAGAGCAGCGCGTCGACGTCGCCACGTTGGACTCGCCGGCGCGCCACCGACGCGGCTCGTCGCGCCCAGCCGGCGTAGGAGTCCGGCAGCAGCCACCAATCGCTGAGGGAACGCAGGCGCGAGAAAGTCGCGCCCGATCGGCGCCCGCGGTCGCCGCCCCGCATGCGCAGCCAGGCGGCGAGCGCGCTGCCGCCCTCGACTCGAATCACCTCGGTCTCGCCCGGAACGCTCGCCTCCAGAGTGTCGTCGGTCACCCAGTAGTCCTTCCGACCCGCGCACACCACCGTGCAATTCCAGCCGTGCCGGGGCAGCTCGCGCACGAAGCTCAAGACGCGATGAACGCCGCCGCCCGCGAGTGGCGGAAAGAAGTAGCACAGAATGAGCAACCGGCGCCGCCGTCGATCGCCGGCAACGCGACCGGTGTCGCTCATCGTGGGCCTCCTGCCGGGATTCGCTCCGCGCCAGTGCGGCGGCTGGCCACCGCGCGCTCGAACAGGCGCTCGATCTTCGCCATTTGGACGTCGCGATCGGCGCGCGCCGCGATCACCTCGGCATTGCGCGCGCGCGCCGCCTCGCACCAGGCCTGGTTGGAGATCGCCCGCTCCAGCGCCTGGGCCAGACCCGCGGGATCTCCGGGCGCGAACAAGCGCGCGCCGTCGCCCTCACCCACCCACTCGCGATTACCCTCGAGGTCGCTCACCACCGGCACCGCGCCGGCCGCCATCGCTTCGAGCAGCGACACCGAAGTCGAGTCGGAGCGCGAGCAGGAGACGTAGATCGAGGCGCGGGCGAGCGACGCCGCCATCGCGGCGGGAGTCAGCAGGCCGGTGAAGCGCCAGCGTCCCGCCGGAAGACGGCGGGCGGCGAGGCGCTCGAGCTCGCGCGTCAGGGAGCCGGCGCCGGCGATCTCGAGGCGCGTGCCCGCCCAGCGCTCCATCACCTGCGCCGCGCCCTCGATCAGGGTGGGCAGGTCGTAGATCGGCTCGTGCTGGCGCGTGCTCAGCAGCAGCCCCGCCTCCCTTGCATCTCCCGGGTGGAAGAGCTGGCGCGAGATCCCCCAGGGAATCGCGTGCACCCGCGATTCGGGTGCGCCGAGCGCGCGCGCCGCGGCGGCCAGATTCTCGCTGTCGGCGATCACCAGGTCGGCGCGCTCGAGCACCAGGCCGGCGCGCCGCCGGCTCAGCGCGCCGCGCGCCCGCGCCAGCAGCAGGTCCGATCCCCACGCCGACACGCTCAGGGGACGGCGACCGCAAAGCACGCCCAGCAGCCCGTAGTTGGGAACGTAGTGGGCGTCCACCAGGTCGGGCTCGAATCTGGCCAGAGCCGAGCGCAGCGCGGGCGCGGCCAGCGGATAGCGCACCGCGCCCGGCAACGGCCAGCAGGGCAGGCGGAATGCCCCGAGCTCGACGGGCCCCGGCTCGAGCGACCACACCCGCACCTCGTGACCGCGCGAACGAAAGTATTCGACCCAGCGCTGCGTGTGCCCCACCGAGGCATTGGAGAGCGTCGCGATCTTCATTCGGGCTCTCCGAGCGGGCGACCGCGCCTCAACCGCGCCTGCAGCGCCGCGACCATTCGCCCGACGCGGTGCGCGTGACGCGCGTCGAGCCAGCGCACCGGATAGCGCACAGGCGCAGCGCCCAGCGAATCCTTGAACGCGAGGATCGCCTCGCGGCCGGCGCTGGCGCCGAGATTGATCCGAGCGCGCCCCTGCTCGTGAGCCCATTCGATCACCGACCAGAGCAGCAGCGGGAAGGCGTGGCTGGCGCGAGCGTCGGGATGCGAGCCGCTCCACCACAGCAAGGTCTCGCGCGGTCCGTCGAGCGCCAGCACCGCGGCCAGCAGTCCGCGGCTGTCGCGCACCGTGAACAGGCGCGCGGGCGCCTGGTCTCCCCACTCACCTCCGATCGGGCGGAGGAGGCGGCGCAGCAGTTCGAGGCGCAGCGGTCGATGGGCCCGCCAGGCGCGCGCCTGCGCGGAGTAGAGCGCGTAGGCGCTCTCGAGCGCCTCGGGCTCTTGCGTGACCGACAGCCCGCGCTCCCTGGCCTGACGCATTTCCTTGCGTGTCTTCCGATCCATGCGCTGGAGCAGCGGTTCGGTCCCGCGCTCGAGCGAGAGAATCGCGGCTTCGAATCGGCGCGTCTCGCCGCCCAGCCGCGACAGCGCCCCATCGGAAACCGGGGGGCCCACCGGTCGATAGCAGACCCAGGAGCCGCCCACCGCGCCCAGCTCGATGGCCAGGGCTTCGAGCGCCCTGGCGGCGCAGAGATCCACCTCGGCGCGATCCGGTTCGAGCGAGAGCGGCGCGCCCGGAAGCGAAGCCGGCAGCGCGTGGATCCAATGAAAACTGGCGCGACGCTGCACCACCACCGCCATCGATCCGCACAGGCGCCCGCCGCGCTCGATCGCGAGAAAGCGTGTGCTCATCCCGGTCTGCGCGACCGAAAAAGCGTGCGCCACTCCGGGATGATGCGCGGGAGTGGCGTTGGGATCCCGCGCCAGCAGCTCGCGAAAGCCCGGAGGCGGCGAGGCGCTCCAGCGGAAGCGCGGCTCGGTCAAACCGGCTAACGCAGCACGGCGACGCGGACCGTGGCCGAGCTGCCGCCCGCGTTCGCGTGAACGAAATAGATGCCCGGCCTCACGGTCTGGCCGTCGTCGTCGGTCCCGTCCCAGATCACGCTGTGGTTCGCCGGTGCGTTGAAGTGCTTCACCTTGCGACCGCGAAGGTCGAAGATCACTCCCTCATACGCGGTGCCATTGCCTTTGATCCGGAGCTGCAGGCCGGTTTTGTTGAGCGCGATGGGGTTGGGATAGACGAGAAACGAGAGCTGCGGCACGCGCGGCGGCGGCGGCGGCGCGTAGTGCGGATCGTACCGGTTCATGCCCGACGAGGTGCTGATCCACGCGACACCGCTCACCGGGTCCACGCGGATCGCATAGACCTGATTGCCGGCGATCGGTGAGTTCTCGATGTTGAAATCCTCGCTCGTGCCATTGGAATGGTAGACACGCACTCCGGCTTCCGTTCCCACCCACGGTGAACCGTCGGGTCCGACCGCCAGAGGATTCCCCGCGAACAGCGCGGTGGCCTCGGGAATGGTGTACTCGGCCTGGAACGTGATCGGCGTCAGCTTGTAGCGTCGCAGTGACTGCGTCGTCAGCATCCACAGCGTGTCGCCACGCGCCACCAGGCCCTGCACGTCGAGCCGGCTCACGTCGGTCATGGGGGTCGCGTCGTGCATGCCGTTGGGGCCGAGCGGAAGCTGAACCCACTGGGCGCCGTTCGGATAACCGACGAAAAGAACGTGGTCGCGGGTCACCGTCAGGCCGTGAATCTTGCTGTTGAGCACGCCGCTCTGATTCTCGTTGCGAAAATTCGCCACCAGCACCCCGAGCGAATCGAATTCGAGCAGTCCGCTGGCAGGAATGACCCCGAGATCGGGCGTGTCGCCGCCGAACCAGCGACCGCCATCGCTATCGGCGGCCGAGGACCACATGCGGGTGCGATCGCGCAGCGAGTCGGGCCAGGTGTGATGAATGAACTGCGGGGTGGGGTTCGAATCGTCGATCTCTTCCAGGGCGAATTCCCAGTTCGCGATCCACTTCTTGTGCTCTCGATCCACCAGCAGGGCCCACGCGTAGAGGGGTTCGATGAACGTCGTGTCGCAGTAGCCCGAGCACGGCGACGGAGTATCCGGCCAGATCCGCCACTGGTCGCCGGTCAGCCGGCCCACACCCTGTTCCGCGGAGTTCACCCAGACTCGTCCGCTGTCCAGGTTGAGATTGCGAATATCGTTGTCTGGCGGGGCGTCGGGGGTGAAGACCGGCCAGCCGGTTGCGACTCCCGCTGCCGGTTGCTCGATCAGCCCGGTCTGATTGGCGGCCAGGTAGAGCCCGGCGCCGTCGGAAGCCGGAATCCACACCGACGGATCGGTGAAGGAGCTGGCCGCCTCGGTGTTGAGCGTTGCCCAGCCTTCGTTGCACAGCCGATAGAGCCCGAGATCGGTCGAAGCCGTGACCACGCCGCCGTCGTCGAACAGGCGTTTCATGTTTCCGGTATAGCCCTGCATCACCCATTGATTGTTGACGTAGGTGTAGGCGCGCCCGCCGGCCTGACAGAACAGAAGAGTGTCGTTGGTGACCAGCGCTCCGATCTGAGTATTGAGCAGACCCGTGTTCAGGCTCACCCAGTTCGCAAGCCCGGTCGAGCGCTTGCTCAGGTAGATGCCCTGGCCGGTCGAGACCCAGATGGTGTCGGGGTGGACGACGATTCCCGTGATGTCGTCGCTGGCAAACGGTGACGGCTGGCCGAAGCTGGGCAGGACGCCCGCGATTTCCTTTCCGTTCCAGAAGGCGATGCCGCGCGGGGTCCCCACCCAGATCGTGTCGCCCTCCGCCCGCAGGCAGTTGACGCTGTCGGCCGGCAGCCCGTCGAAGGCATTGATCAGCGACCACGAGCTTCCATCCGCGGACATGCGACTGAGTCCGGCGCCGTTGGTCCCTATCCAGAGCCGCCCGCTCCGATCGTAGGCGAGCGCCGTCAGCTCGTTCCCGGCCAGCCCGTTCGGAGAGCGGGTGATCGCGGTGAAGCTCTGGGCGGAGCGACGGTAGAGGAGGAGACCCGCCTCGCGAGTCGAGCACCACACCGTGTCGCCCTTCACCAGCAGATCGCTGTAGCGGTGCGGCGTGAGATAGGTGGTCCAGCCTCCAGACGTCGACGGAGACATCGGCACGACCGCGAGCAGGGTTGCGAAGGCGCTGATGAACGACAGGGTCATGCGACTACTCCAGACGGCCGATCAGATCCAACACGCGTAGACGCCAGACCATCCACGCGGCTTCCCAGACGATGCGGCGACTCATTTTCGATACCCCGGCCTGGCGGTCCACGAACAGGATCGGAATCTCGCGAATCCGAAAACCCTTCTTCCAGCACTTGAACGACATCTCGATCTGGAACGCGTAGCCGTCCGATCTCACCTGGTCCAACCGGATCGCCTCGAGCGCGCGGCGACGGAAGCACTTGAAACCACCGGTGGCGTCGCGGAGCGGCAGTCCGGTCACGAGCTGCGTGTAGCGATTCGCCATGTACGAAAGGATCAGTCTCTTCAGCGGCCAGTTGACCACGGTGATGCCGTGCAGGTAGCGCGATCCGAGCACCACGTCGACCTCATCGGCGTTCTTGAGGAACTCGCCAATGCTGTCCGGGTCGTGCGAGAAGTCCGCGTCCATTTCGAAGATGTACTCCGCGCCGTTGTCGAGCGCGTAGCGGAATCCGTCGCGGTAGGCCGAGCCCAGCCCCATCTTGCCCGGACGCTGGAGCAGATGCACGCGCGGCTCGCGCGCCATCCATCCCTTGACGATCTCCGCGGTGCCGTCGGGCGAGCCGTCGTCCACGACCAGCACATGGAGTCCGTACGGCAGGGCCATCAGCTTCTGGATCAGCCGGTCGATGTTCTCGCGCTCGTTGTAGGTCGGCGTGATGATGATCTTCTCCACTCGATCTCCTCTCTCCCGCCTGTTCAGGCCGCGGGCAAGGGAGTCCGGCCCCGCCGGGAGATCCACACCCCGACCAGGACCAGACCCAGAGAAAACACCGCCGAGATCACGCTCAGCATCAGCCCGAGTCGGATCGCTCTCGATCGATAAGTGAATACCACGCGATGCCGGCCGGCCGGAACGGCCACCGCGCGGAGCAGATAGTCGGCCTTGAGCACGGGAGCCGGCCGGTCGTCCACGGTCGCGGTCCAGTCCGGATACCACTGATCCGCCAGTCGCAGGATCGCGGGCCCCTGCGACTCCTCGTCCACCGTCACGTCGTTCAACCGGTAGGACAGCACCGACGCCCGCGCCTGCCCGAGCGGTCCAAGTTTCAGGTGGGGATCCTGCTCGAGGAACACGACATCGCCGCTCTCCGAGGTTCCCAGCTTCACCGAGTCGAGGATGGCGCGCGCCGGCTGCACCACGTGATACCGATCGAGGAGCGTGACCCGCGGCAGCGCCAGCCGGTTCTCGTAGATCACCTGCGAGCCGCGGAACGCCTCCTTGAGGAACGGCGCGGCCGGCAGCGGTTGAGCGGAAATGATGTAGCGCACGTTGAGCAACCGCATCCAGCCGAGATTGAACTGCAGCGTGTCGTCGAGAAAATCCTGGATGAGCCGGGGCTTGGCGGCGTGATAGCCGCCCACCGAAGCGATCCCGAACCCGGCCAGCCGGTTGCTCTGGAACTCCGAGATCGGCAGCACCCGAAACGGGCCCGGAGCCTTCTCGAGGAACTCCACGACGTCGTCGCGCCCGGCGTCGAGGTTCTTCGCGATCGGCTCGCCGATCACCGGCGCCATGACGCGGCCGCTCACCGGCAGCAGCTCCGCCAGGAGCAACCCGAGCGCCACCAGGCTGGCGATCGTCGGCGCCCAGCGCCCGCGCAGCGCCAGCCACGCGGCGCCCACTGCGAGCAGGCCGAGGAACCCGCCGCGCCACAGGTCGCCGACCAATCCCTGGAACGCGAGCTGCGCGCCCTGCGGGCCCATCGCCGGATTGTGCGCCGATGCCATTGCGACGTAGCCGTCATGCCAGCTTCCCGACGCCGCGGCGAGCAGCAGCAGGATCAGCATTCCGGCGCCGGTGAACAGCACCAGCCGCTGCAGAGCTTCGCCGCGCTTCGTCTTGCCGGCGGGTGCGGCGGCGCCGTCGAGCAACGCGCTCCAGCCCCACGCCAGCCCGAGCGCGGCGGCGAGCTGGAACAACAGGATCACCATCACCGGAATGCGGAACTTGTTGAACAGCGGCAGATGCTGATAGAGCAGGCCGTACACTGGCGAGTTCTTCCCGAAGGCGACCAGCAGCGCGAACACCGCGAGCACCAGCGCGAAGATGCGCGGCGCGTCACCGCCCGGAGCC is a window from the Candidatus Sulfotelmatobacter sp. genome containing:
- the rsmH gene encoding 16S rRNA (cytosine(1402)-N(4))-methyltransferase RsmH, which codes for MSSRHEPVLVEEVLRWIRGGPGLYLDATLGDGGHAEALLEAESGARLLGTDRDPQSLEVAGHRLARFGARVTLARAAFHELPVAHREAGGELLAGALFDLGLSSRQLDDPARGIGFRFDAPLDLRLDPARGRPAWEEIRDAEPATLARALREHGDIRDATRLARAMVREAKAGWLGTTTELTALVHRLSGGHAHPRRLAQVYQALRIWVNGEAEDLEAALEWLPRAVRAGGVVVTIAYHSGEDRRVKNALRGERSVVSRRRPPASVAESPWEPLHRGVVTPSQEEVGRNPRARSARLRAFRRKST
- a CDS encoding STAS domain-containing protein; protein product: MTLLPEVARESRRALALNLELTHGRHGATARLELLERGGGRVALLALRGWLDAVAIRRLESALEDLAARGASQLIIDCSQLRHVDYRLLPALVASLERFETHAGSFVICGLSHYLRDLFRLAGCDGALRCWPSADELLGAAGAIESGREFAS
- the mraZ gene encoding division/cell wall cluster transcriptional repressor MraZ, with translation MASFYGTQTYAIDHKGRISVPATMRRSASAKKGGADTFFLVSGFEGCLALYAPEEWRRVEERLRQIPMGDRRGRAFARAFLMDATKVSVDAQGRIAIPPALMGRAGLGKEAVLLGQVDRIEIWNQERLDALVQAANGEYETLAGEVLGGKQP
- a CDS encoding glycosyltransferase; the encoded protein is MSDTGRVAGDRRRRRLLILCYFFPPLAGGGVHRVLSFVRELPRHGWNCTVVCAGRKDYWVTDDTLEASVPGETEVIRVEGGSALAAWLRMRGGDRGRRSGATFSRLRSLSDWWLLPDSYAGWARRAASVARRRVQRGDVDALLSSSPPDSVHLAADRARRGFDLPWVADFRDPWVALHLRKPPTAWHRAQQERMEARVLDDADLVLAASRTHAEALRRRASRGPGRVMHLPNGFEPFAGEDHGEAAPPAPLAAGPHFQLVFTGTLSQMPETEVLLEALHELLQRRPELRRRVRARLAGPYDRGYEDRAVALGLTGIVEFTGPISHAAARTLQERADLLLLWKPPESPTMVPGKLYEYLASGRPIVALIPKEEEAAELAERGGAVRIDPGDRAALAAEIGRRVDAWLARGREPDRDRPWLAEHTRSALAGRLADALDAQIEARSDRARSDA
- a CDS encoding glycosyltransferase — its product is MKIATLSNASVGHTQRWVEYFRSRGHEVRVWSLEPGPVELGAFRLPCWPLPGAVRYPLAAPALRSALARFEPDLVDAHYVPNYGLLGVLCGRRPLSVSAWGSDLLLARARGALSRRRAGLVLERADLVIADSENLAAAARALGAPESRVHAIPWGISRQLFHPGDAREAGLLLSTRQHEPIYDLPTLIEGAAQVMERWAGTRLEIAGAGSLTRELERLAARRLPAGRWRFTGLLTPAAMAASLARASIYVSCSRSDSTSVSLLEAMAAGAVPVVSDLEGNREWVGEGDGARLFAPGDPAGLAQALERAISNQAWCEAARARNAEVIAARADRDVQMAKIERLFERAVASRRTGAERIPAGGPR
- a CDS encoding GNAT family N-acetyltransferase, coding for MTEPRFRWSASPPPGFRELLARDPNATPAHHPGVAHAFSVAQTGMSTRFLAIERGGRLCGSMAVVVQRRASFHWIHALPASLPGAPLSLEPDRAEVDLCAARALEALAIELGAVGGSWVCYRPVGPPVSDGALSRLGGETRRFEAAILSLERGTEPLLQRMDRKTRKEMRQARERGLSVTQEPEALESAYALYSAQARAWRAHRPLRLELLRRLLRPIGGEWGDQAPARLFTVRDSRGLLAAVLALDGPRETLLWWSGSHPDARASHAFPLLLWSVIEWAHEQGRARINLGASAGREAILAFKDSLGAAPVRYPVRWLDARHAHRVGRMVAALQARLRRGRPLGEPE
- a CDS encoding two-component regulator propeller domain-containing protein, coding for MTLSFISAFATLLAVVPMSPSTSGGWTTYLTPHRYSDLLVKGDTVWCSTREAGLLLYRRSAQSFTAITRSPNGLAGNELTALAYDRSGRLWIGTNGAGLSRMSADGSSWSLINAFDGLPADSVNCLRAEGDTIWVGTPRGIAFWNGKEIAGVLPSFGQPSPFASDDITGIVVHPDTIWVSTGQGIYLSKRSTGLANWVSLNTGLLNTQIGALVTNDTLLFCQAGGRAYTYVNNQWVMQGYTGNMKRLFDDGGVVTASTDLGLYRLCNEGWATLNTEAASSFTDPSVWIPASDGAGLYLAANQTGLIEQPAAGVATGWPVFTPDAPPDNDIRNLNLDSGRVWVNSAEQGVGRLTGDQWRIWPDTPSPCSGYCDTTFIEPLYAWALLVDREHKKWIANWEFALEEIDDSNPTPQFIHHTWPDSLRDRTRMWSSAADSDGGRWFGGDTPDLGVIPASGLLEFDSLGVLVANFRNENQSGVLNSKIHGLTVTRDHVLFVGYPNGAQWVQLPLGPNGMHDATPMTDVSRLDVQGLVARGDTLWMLTTQSLRRYKLTPITFQAEYTIPEATALFAGNPLAVGPDGSPWVGTEAGVRVYHSNGTSEDFNIENSPIAGNQVYAIRVDPVSGVAWISTSSGMNRYDPHYAPPPPPRVPQLSFLVYPNPIALNKTGLQLRIKGNGTAYEGVIFDLRGRKVKHFNAPANHSVIWDGTDDDGQTVRPGIYFVHANAGGSSATVRVAVLR